The proteins below come from a single Felis catus isolate Fca126 chromosome A1, F.catus_Fca126_mat1.0, whole genome shotgun sequence genomic window:
- the FNDC9 gene encoding fibronectin type III domain-containing protein 9, translated as MNIEVGNVSYTGAIISWSSSEPCLEDYYHIMYRPNWNSIFSGYLRYSFHHEEKVPRTISSVVLEHLAPSTLYFLCISCKKAAFPYRHYCTMFHTLDKSPLAAGSSLVDPQISLWVLMAILLACFTAVLAFICLQFWCIRCHEPRWSYRAGHMEEANGLVRWPEEAPALGQREEDLQGLPLVEMPRKNSGADAEPEAEAEDNQDAAADQDADNEDAPDEGALLGGGGDHPAILPRFGE; from the coding sequence ATGAACATCGAGGTTGGGAACGTTTCTTATACAGGAGCCATCATTTCCTGGTCGTCCTCGGAGCCCTGTCTGGAGGACTATTACCATATTATGTATAGGCCCAACTGGAACAGCATCTTCTCCGGCTATCTTCGCTACAGCTTCCACCACGAGGAGAAAGTGCCTCGAACGATCAGTTCTGTGGTGCTGGAACACCTCGCCCCTTCCACTCTCTACTTCCTGTGCATCAGTTGCAAGAAGGCTGCCTTCCCTTATAGGCACTACTGCACCATGTTCCATACCCTGGATAAGAGTCCACTGGCTGCTGGGAGCTCCCTGGTGGACCCCCAAATTTCCCTTTGGGTGTTGATGGCCATTCTGCTGGCCTGCTTCACAGCCGTCTTAGCTTTTATCTGCCTCCAGTTCTGGTGTATCCGTTGCCATGAGCCTCGATGGTCTTACAGAGCCGGCCACATGGAGGAAGCCAATGGCTTGGTGAGATGGCCGGAGGAGGCCCCAGCTCttggtcagagagaggaagacctgCAGGGGCTCCCCCTGGTGGAAATGCCACGCAAGAACTCCGGAGCTGATGCAGAACCAGAAGCAGAAGCTGAAGACAACCAGGATGCAGCAGCTGACCAGGATGCCGACAATGAGGATGCCCCTGATGAGGGTGCCTtgctgggagggggtggtgatCATCCCGCCATACTGCCTCGTTTTGGGGAGTGA